CGGCGCGAATCCCCCGATCCGGCAGCGGCGTACCTACCCGAATGGGGAGGTAGGGCGACCGACCTCGTCATCTCGGCGGCAGAGGAGGAATCAGTCGCTCGGGTGAGGGCTGGGCTTGTCCCCGCCCGCGTAGCCGCTATCGCGCACCGGGCTGCCTCGATTCCCACCCATGCCACCGTTTATGTCATCCTGGGCGGAGCGAACGATCTCCAGGCTGCGGCGGTCGCTTCGACGAGAGATCCTTCGCTCCGCTCAGCATGACAGCGGGGGATTGCGATGAACGGTGGAGATGCGAGGCCGAGCCAGAGCGGGCATCCGGATTAGGTCGCACTCCCTCACAGCACGATCAATCCGGCCCGTGCGGCGCGGGCCAGGGCTTCGGCGCGGCTCGAAGCGCCGAGCTTGTCGAGGATCGAGCCGACGTGGAACTTGACCGTGTGCTCGCTGATCCCGAGCTCAAGAGCGATCGACTTGTTGGGCAAGCCCTGTGCGATGAGTTGGAGGATCTCGCGCTCTCGCGGCGTGAGTGGCTCGCCGGCGTCGGGGGATGCCCGCGGCGCTGCGTCGGTCGTCAGGAAGGGAACGGCACGCGGGTCCAGCACCGTGAGGCCCTGCCCGGCCGCCCGCAGTGCCGCTACGATCTCGTCCGGGTCGGCGTCACGGAGGAGCAGCCCGGCGACCCCGGCGCGCAGTGCCTCGGGCGCCAGTTCGGGCGTGTCGACCAGGAGGAGAACCGGCGGGGCCCCGCTCTCCCCGGCCAGCCGGGCCAGGTCGTCCAGCCACTCCTCTACATCGTCGCCTGGCGCAAGGAGGATCACATCCGGCGCGGCCGGCTCCATCTCAGCCACCGCGGTGGCCACGTCCTCCACCGTCGCGGCCACGGCAATCTCCGGCGTCTCAGCCAGGAGTGCCGCCAGTCCGGCACGAGTCATGGGATACGCTGCGGCGACGAGGACGCGAAGCATGGCCAGCCAATCTCTGGGCCGGACCGGAGCCAGGCACCGACCGGAACGCGGGTTTCTCCGTACGAATTATAGGGGCGCGCCAAAGGGGCACGCCGAGCGGACGGGAGGCGGGGCGATGAACCTCCGTGCGGTGATGCTCTGGGGCTTTGCCGGGACGACGGTGCTGACCACCATCCTGCGGGGCGCGGCAGCCATCGGGCGAACGCGGGTCGATCTCCCGCTCATCCTCGGGCTGATGGTGACACCCAACCGCGACCGTGCCAAGATCTACGGATTCCTGATGCACCTGGTGAACGGCTGGCTCTTCGCGCTCGTCTACGCCGCGACCTTCCAGTACTTCCAGCGCGCCACCTGGTGGCTCGGCGCGGCAATCGGCGCAGTGCACGCGCTCTTCGTGCTCGTCGTCGGCCTCCCGGCCCTACCGGGTCTCCACCCTCGCATGGCGAGCGACGCCCGCGGCCCCGAGCCGACGCTGGAGCTGGAGCCCCCCGGCTTCCTGGCGAGCAACTACGGCCACCAGACCGCGATCGTCACCTTCCTCGCCCACCTCGCTTTCGGTGCCATGCTCGGCACCTTCTATCGGCTCAGGCGGTAGGGATGCATGGCGACCAGGGAGCGCCGCAGACGGCGGATCCTTCGACGTGCCGCGTGACATCAGGCATA
This genomic window from Sphaerobacter thermophilus DSM 20745 contains:
- a CDS encoding LuxR C-terminal-related transcriptional regulator, with the translated sequence MLRVLVAAAYPMTRAGLAALLAETPEIAVAATVEDVATAVAEMEPAAPDVILLAPGDDVEEWLDDLARLAGESGAPPVLLLVDTPELAPEALRAGVAGLLLRDADPDEIVAALRAAGQGLTVLDPRAVPFLTTDAAPRASPDAGEPLTPREREILQLIAQGLPNKSIALELGISEHTVKFHVGSILDKLGASSRAEALARAARAGLIVL